The genomic stretch ACGAATACGCGCCCGAGCACTTAGAGATTCAGACCGCCGATCCCGATGGTTTCTTTGCCCAGGTCCGCAATGCCGGCTCCTGCTTCTTGGGTGGAGACTCGCCCATCGCGGCGGGCGACTACGCAACCGGCACGAACCACACTCTACCCACTGGCACGGCAACGCGCTACGCCTCCGCCGTCTCGCCGGAAACGTTCATCAAGACGATCCAATATCAGCGGCTGAGCAAAGACGGTCTGGCCGAGCTAAAGCCGATCGTCGAACATGTTTCCGACGCCGAAGGTCTGGACGCGCACAAGCGATCAGTGCAGATTCGATTCGAAGGCTAATTAACCTACTTTGGGAGTGCTCCGACCTGTCGGAGCTTTTGACCCGCGAGACCTGTCTCGCGCAATGACAGCGAAGCAGGCTTCGCAGAGAAAAGCGATCACAGGTGATCGCACTCCCAAAATGTCGGAAAACCATGCAAACCCTTGGTCATCGATTCATATTCCCCTAGACAAGTGGAATTTATGATGATACAAACCCTAACGAAGACAACATCATCACCATCCTCTATATCTTTAGAGGATGGTGATAGTGATGAACGTTGCCTAGATAAGCTTGGTGAGCGGCACCCAGTCCTGCGGACGATGGAAGTCGACCGCCCCCAGAGGAACCGCCGAGTGAAGGTTCTCGAGAGGAGGGTCCTCGTCAGGACAGCCGCCGAGGATGATCGTGGCATTGGCTCGCAAGCCATCGGACGGCCCCAAGCATCGCTGGATCTCCTCATGTCGAATCGAGATCGTGGCGACCCAGCCATTTGGACCCGGCCAGGCTTCGGTCCGAGTCTTGGGAGGAGGAGTGTTGTCGGCTCGTACCCTCGGCGACACAAAGACGCAGGCCCACTTCGCTCCGGTCGGCGATAAGTTGAATTCCAAATACCTTCCCGTAGCCGGGTTGAACAGCCAAAACTCGCCGCAATCCCACCGCCAAAGGCCTTCAATGAATTCGGATGGCTCATAAGGAGTGTCGTAAAAAGCGGGCAACGGTGACATGAATGAGACCTTGATGGTCTCGTCGTCGATGTCGATCTTATAAGCGGCTTCGGCCTTGGGCGGACCGGCAAAGCTCGTCTCGAAGCCTCGCCAATTGCCTTCCGTCATGGCTTCTGATACACCCGCACATAGTCGATTTCAAACCGCGAAGGGAATGGCTCCTTGCTTGGATCGCCGCCCGTGCTCCCGATCGCCAGGTTCAAAATCATGTGTTGCTTCTGGTGGAACGGATTGAACCCGTCCTTGTTGCGCGTGTTCGAGATGTCCGTCTCATTCATCAGCCGGTCATCGACGTACAGTCGAATCCAGTGCGCATCCCAATCCATGCGCCAAACGTGGAATTTCAAAGCCCAATCCTTATCTTGGGTGTAAAACTCTTTCATCGGTACCGCGACCGCGTCCCATTTGCCGCCGCCCTCGCCGTACGCCGTATTCGCGTGAAGCTTCTGCTGGTAATACTCCATCAGGTCGATCTCCCCGTTGCTCGGCCACGGATGTGTGTCGCCTACAAACCAGATCGCCGGCCAGAGACCATCGTGAGGAATAATCCGAGCCCGAATCTCGAACCGACCGTACAGCCACGAGTAAAGGCCGCGCGTCTCGATCGCCCCCGACGTGTATTCGGCGTACTGCCGCGACCGTCGCCAATCTTCCTGTGGCCTGGACGCCGCACCTTGCGGCTTGCCCGAAATCGAGGGATCATACGAAGGGTTGGGTCGCTGTTCGTGCCGACCCTGGATCACGCAGAGCCCGTTTTCCACAAATACGTTGCTCCGCTGGTACCACTGCAACTCGCGGTTGCGCACGAACCCCATCTCGTACGTCCACTTTGTCCCATCCACTCGCCCCGGCTTGTCGAACTCATCGGAAAACACTAACCGATAGCCATCGTTCAAAACAACCGCGGAGAGAAGAAGGGGTACGAGCATGCCCCAAGTTTAACTCAACCTTTTCCGCCTGCGCCCTCTCAATAGGTATGGAGGTGGACTGTGGAAACCAAACCCGGCCCACTAGCCGTAGTGACTGTCAACATGATCCGACGCGCTTATATCCCCATTTTTCTCCTCGCCCTGTCGAGTTCGGTATTTGCCCAAATCACCGCCAACGACCGCAAAGAGGTCATCGATAGCCTTTCCAAAGTCATGATCGAGCGGTACGTCGTCAAAACCAAAGCCGAGGAGGTCGCCAAAACGATCAAAGCCAACCTCGCCAGCGGCGCATACGACTCCCTTTCCGACGGCAAAGAGTTCGCCGCCAAACTCGCCGCCGATGCCAACGCCATCTGCCGAGACGCCCACTTCCGCATTCGGTACAGCGACTCGGTCCTACCCGTGCGGAAGGACGCCACCGAACCTTCCAAAAGCGAACTGGACGCTCAAGAAAAGTTCGAGCGCCAGGTCAACTACGGTTTCGAAGAGGTGAAGCGCCTCAACGGTAATGTCGGCTACATCCACTTCCGCGGATTCATGGACCCCCAAAAGGCCGCCCGCGCCATTCAGGCCTCGATGCAGTTCGTACAAGACACCGACGCCCTCATCTTCGATATCCGCGACAACGGCGGCGGCGACCCCGAAACGGTCAAGAATATCTGTAGCTACCTCTTCGACAAGCCGACCCATATCAACGACATTCTCTTCCGCGAGGGTGACAAGACTCGGCGACAGGAGTACCGAACCGGCAAGGCCAAGGGCTCGGTGTACACTAAGCCGATCTACGTGCTCGTCAGCAAGCGCACTGGCTCTGGTGCCGAAGAGTTTGCATACGACCTTCAGACCCAAAAGCGGGCGACCATCATCGGCGAGAACACCTGGGGTGGCGCAAATCCGGGTGGTAACGTCCGTCTCACCGACCACTTCATGGCCTTCATCCCCGGCGGCATGGCTCAAAACCCGATCACGAAGACGAATTGGGAAGGCGTTGGCGTTACCCCCGACGTCAAATGCGACCCGCAAAACGGCCTGAAAGAAGCCCACACAATGGCCCTCAATAAACTGTTGGAGACTGCGACTGGTGACGACCGAACCCGCCTCACCGAGGCGCTCAAGATGGTCGGAAGCTAGTTGGGATTCTTCATCAGATATTCCCACACGTCGGTGGTATCGAAGAGCGGAAATGGCCACGGCTCTTCGATGCCCACGCTCTTCCACTTCTTGATCTTTCCCTTGTATCGCACCTGCAGATAGAACTCGGTACGGTCGGGCCGCAGGTCGGCTTTCTTCGCCTTCTTGTAGCCTGCCAGCACCGGCCAGTTGTCCGGGAAGTACTGTAGGTTGGTCTGATAGTCGTCCCACTGATTGGCGTTCAGCTTCATCGTGTAAGTCTTGTTCCAAGCCTTGTCGATGACCGTGTGGTCGCTTTTCAGGATCAGGATGTTGCGATACTTGCCGTAGTCCGCCTTCCCACCCAGCTTCACCAGGCGCATCAACTCGTCTTTGCGGAGTGTCGACTCCTTGATCGGGTCGAAGTTTTCTTTCAATTGTAGACTGGTCAACAGGAGCCCGGCAACGATCATCTGTCGGTAAAGACGACCGAGAACCGCAAAAGTTACCACTTAGCAAAGGATGAAACTAACCTCGTAAGAATGCTGTAAAGTAATTCGATGGGTATTTTCTTGGGGATATTGGGAGCGGTCCTGGGGATCGCTGGACTGGGTTGTTGGGTGACCATCCTGATGGATGCATTCGATGACGAACTGTGGAAGGGACTGCTGTGCTTGTTCGTTCCTATTTACGTTCTTTATTACGCAATAGTCGAATTTGACGCGGATAACAAGTGGTTGATCCTCCTGGGATATGTACTAGCTCAGCCCGCAGGTTTATTCTGTCTGATGCTCGCATTCCACAAATAATCAATATCAGCGAGCGATTTCCTAGTATTTATCCCTAATCTAAGTTCAAAGTTGGCTCGTAATATCTACAGGTATTACCTGGTAAAATCATCTGGCAATCCGATAAATATGCCAGTTAGTACAATTACAGGGTTTTCAGGTATTAATATCAATTAGTAAATAAACCATGCTAGTATTTTTCTTGTCCAGGTGATTGCACTTGGACGGGAAATTGAAATGGCTTGTAACAAAACTATTACTGTGGGAGTACTTGCAATGGCGCTTGGAGCCGTTGCAAACGCACAAAGCTTCAACTTTGATGCCCCCGTTACTTTGAGTAGCACCCAAGGCGCTGGCGTGTGGTACACGGATCGATATGCTCCGTCTGGCTTCACCTCGCCGGTCAGCTTCATGGGCGATAATCGTCTGAAGCAGTCGATCTCCAGCGCTGACGGCGCCAACAATCGACCGTCGTCCTACGTCTCCTCGTTCTACAACACGCAGGGCCGTTCGTACGACCTCAACGCGAATGTCACGCAGATGTCCATCGACCTCTTCGTTCCGAGTTCTTGGCAGACCGACGGTCAGCGAGAAGCGGGATTCTGGGGCGTCGCTCGGGATAACACCAATGCGATCTCGGACTACCCGATCATCGAGTTTTCCAGCAACACCGACACCGACGGAAGCGGTCCCCGATTCCGCGGTTGGAACGATGCCAATGGCTGGGTCAGCATGGGTCTCCCCACTGGTTTCGCCTACGACTCCTGGTACACGCTCAATATCACGCTGACGGGTGGCAACTTCGTCTACTCGGTCGGTGATGCAACCACCTCGGTCAGCGCCAACGGCTCGACCTCGATCGGAAGCACCATTCTCCAGGGTTACAACACGACCGCTGGTCGCGACTACGACATCTATTGGGACAACTTCAATGCGGTTCCAGAACCGGCGTCGTTCGCTGCTCTCGGAATGGGTCTGCTCGTCCTCGCTCGACGACGCAAGAAGGCCTAAGCACACAATCTCGGCGAGTCTCTGGTTGCCCACTGGGGCTCGCCAACCCTCCAAAAACTAAAAATAGCCCAACGGTTCGCGATTGCCCTCCCGGACCGAAAAATCAAAGAAACCCTAAGAATCGGCGGCTCCTTGCCCCGGGGCCGCCAACCTCAAAACTGAATAGTGCCCTTTGGCTCGCGATTGCCCTCCCGAGCCACCCAAAAACAAAGAAACCCTAAGAATCGGCGGCCCCGTTGCCCCCGGGCCGCCAACCTCACAATTTCATACCGCCCAAACCGGTTCGAGACTGCCCCCTCGAGCCCAAACAGAGAAACCCAAAAGAACAAAACCTTATCCTTTGGCCGCCTTCAGTAGGCGGCCTCTTTTTTACGCGGGAAAGTAGTCCTTCAACTCGAAGTTGTCGTGCATCATCCGTCCCAGCATCAGTCGGCCGATGCCCGGCAGGTTCATCAGCTTCATCGACTGGTTGCGCATCCAGAGGCCGAACTCCGAATCCGGCACGAAGGTTGAAGCAAAGCTCACCGCCCATTCTTGCTTTTCGACGATGAACGGCCGCAGCATATTCTCGTACTCGTCAAAGGCCTTTACGTAGTCGTCGCCTGCGAGGCCAAGTTCTCCCGCCAAGGTGTAAGCCTCCGCCATCGCAAGGCCGGTGCCTTCCCCTGCCAACAACGACACCGCTGCTGCCGCATCGCCGATCAGCATCACTCGCCCCTTGTGCCAGGTGTCCATCCGAATCTGACTCACTCGGTCGTAGTAGATGTCCCCCGCCGAATCCAGCTCCTGCAGAATCTGTGGCACCTCCCACTTCATATCGCCAAAAACCGAATGGAGCACCGACCGGATTTCCTCCTGCGTGCGTGGGTCCGCATCGGGGGCCAATTCGGCCCGAAAAACGAAGAGGAACAGGGTTCGATTCTCGTGGACGGCAAAGCGCGCAATCTGGTGCGACGTGGAGGCATGGATAATGTAGATCAGTTCATCGCGAGGCTTGTATCCGTTGACCTCGAATGCCGCCACGCGGTACCCAAGATCCTTTTCGAACGGCTCCTCCGGACCAAAGACCAGTTTTCGCACGTTGGAATGCAGGCCGTCAGCCCCAATTACGAGGTCGAACTCTCGCTCCACGCCGCTCGCTAGGCCAACCCGAACGCCTGTCTCATGCTCCTCCAGCGAGGCGATGCTATCCCCGAAGATCGTCCGAACCTCGCCCGCAATTGATTCGTAGATCAGCGCTGCCAGTTGGCTCCGCGAAATCGTGATGTACCGACCATTGTCGATATTGAGGGTGTCCATCATGAACCCGCCCAGGCGTCGCGAGTCCTCGTCGACGCATCGAAGCTCGTGGATGAGATAGCCAGCCTCGCGAACCTTGGGCAGAATCCCCATCCGCTCCGCAATCGTATAGCCCACGCCCCAAAAATCGACCACATACCCACCCGTCCGAAGCGTCGGCGAATGTTC from Armatimonadota bacterium encodes the following:
- a CDS encoding family 16 glycosylhydrolase, encoding MLVPLLLSAVVLNDGYRLVFSDEFDKPGRVDGTKWTYEMGFVRNRELQWYQRSNVFVENGLCVIQGRHEQRPNPSYDPSISGKPQGAASRPQEDWRRSRQYAEYTSGAIETRGLYSWLYGRFEIRARIIPHDGLWPAIWFVGDTHPWPSNGEIDLMEYYQQKLHANTAYGEGGGKWDAVAVPMKEFYTQDKDWALKFHVWRMDWDAHWIRLYVDDRLMNETDISNTRNKDGFNPFHQKQHMILNLAIGSTGGDPSKEPFPSRFEIDYVRVYQKP
- a CDS encoding FAD-binding domain; protein product: MKIAISGAGIAGPTLAHWLLRAGHQPTLIEHSPTLRTGGYVVDFWGVGYTIAERMGILPKVREAGYLIHELRCVDEDSRRLGGFMMDTLNIDNGRYITISRSQLAALIYESIAGEVRTIFGDSIASLEEHETGVRVGLASGVEREFDLVIGADGLHSNVRKLVFGPEEPFEKDLGYRVAAFEVNGYKPRDELIYIIHASTSHQIARFAVHENRTLFLFVFRAELAPDADPRTQEEIRSVLHSVFGDMKWEVPQILQELDSAGDIYYDRVSQIRMDTWHKGRVMLIGDAAAAVSLLAGEGTGLAMAEAYTLAGELGLAGDDYVKAFDEYENMLRPFIVEKQEWAVSFASTFVPDSEFGLWMRNQSMKLMNLPGIGRLMLGRMMHDNFELKDYFPA
- a CDS encoding PEP-CTERM sorting domain-containing protein, with the translated sequence MACNKTITVGVLAMALGAVANAQSFNFDAPVTLSSTQGAGVWYTDRYAPSGFTSPVSFMGDNRLKQSISSADGANNRPSSYVSSFYNTQGRSYDLNANVTQMSIDLFVPSSWQTDGQREAGFWGVARDNTNAISDYPIIEFSSNTDTDGSGPRFRGWNDANGWVSMGLPTGFAYDSWYTLNITLTGGNFVYSVGDATTSVSANGSTSIGSTILQGYNTTAGRDYDIYWDNFNAVPEPASFAALGMGLLVLARRRKKA
- a CDS encoding peptidase; the encoded protein is METKPGPLAVVTVNMIRRAYIPIFLLALSSSVFAQITANDRKEVIDSLSKVMIERYVVKTKAEEVAKTIKANLASGAYDSLSDGKEFAAKLAADANAICRDAHFRIRYSDSVLPVRKDATEPSKSELDAQEKFERQVNYGFEEVKRLNGNVGYIHFRGFMDPQKAARAIQASMQFVQDTDALIFDIRDNGGGDPETVKNICSYLFDKPTHINDILFREGDKTRRQEYRTGKAKGSVYTKPIYVLVSKRTGSGAEEFAYDLQTQKRATIIGENTWGGANPGGNVRLTDHFMAFIPGGMAQNPITKTNWEGVGVTPDVKCDPQNGLKEAHTMALNKLLETATGDDRTRLTEALKMVGS